The DNA segment aggtgtgtatgtgcatgtgtgtatgtttaatctttctggtgtgtgtgtgtgtggctagacTTGAACCACTGGTCTGTGTGTTTAGTGTCTGATCTCTGGTGTGTCTACTCTAGTCTCtgaccacgtgtgtgtgttgtgttagggACCAGCAGTGGAATGAGAAGAAGCTGACAGGAGGGTCTAACTGGACCCCCCAGGTGGCCCCCACCAGCTGGGGTACACCCGGACCTCAAATGGTAAGAGCTCACATCATCACACcggcctcacccccccccccccccccccccccaccttccaaCCTTCCCAGCACCCACCAACCACCCAGCCCCACTCCTCTTCACTTTCCCCTCTGTTGACGGTTTacttacttcctgtttcctagCCTGGCTTCTCCCCCGGAGCCCcaggagcccctccccctggaggACCTATGGCTCCACCAATGGGAGCCCAGCCCGGCTTTGGCATGGTGAGAActgggacaaacacacacatagacagctATAGGAAAAAGTATTGCCTCATGATGCCCATCTCGTATATATATCTAACctgtggtgcccccccccctcccctctccctccccccaccaggccccGACAGCCGGGCCCGGGGCCCCCATGATTCCTCCCATGATGATGGGACAGACCCCCATGATGAGACCAGCTTTCACTGGGGCTGCCGCACCTGGAGCACCGGTAAATCGAACACACACTGTGTAACTGTTTCTACACACGACACAAAGTAACCATGGTAGTGCAACGTGTAGTATCCcatctgactgcctgtctgtctatcttcctgtctgtgtgtctacctatctacctgtctgtctatctgcctgtctgcctgtctgccttcctgtctgtctgtatgtgtttgtgtctgtccctGTCTATCTGCCAGATCTCTCCTGGTCCTGCCAGTCAGAGTCCTAAGAAGCCCAAGGATCCCCTGGCAGACCTCGACCTCAAGGACTtcatataaccccccccccccccccccccccctccttgcccTCCTAACCCCTCCCTCTAGGTGGGTATATCTATTCAGTCAGGCCTGGTGAGGCCTGGTCAGAACCAGCAGCTGTATTCCTGACGTGAAAGGTTGCTTTTGATGAAGTGTAGAATGCCTAGCCTGCGTAGCATGTCTGACTGTCCTCgttctttctgtctcccagCTGCTTGTTTTTCTGGAGCAGGGCCCTCCGATCTGTCTGGTGTTTTACTACGTCCCAAGATTCCAGAGATGTTTGTCAGCCCCCCGCCCTCCACCCCGCCTCACCCTGCCTCGCCCCGCCCACTTTTGTGTAATGTTGTAGCACAGACTGTGAAAGTGTTCGTTGGTGTGTGCTCGTGTGGATGTCCTTTGTCTAAACAAATCTACacgaaaaaagtaaaaaaaattaaaaatgaaGTGGACATGAAAACGAGCAGGAGAGTGGAGGCGTGAGTGTTTAGGCTCTTTTTCCCAGTGTCTGCGTTTCAATTGGATGACGTGTGTTTATGCCCCTGGGCCCGCCCCTTGCTCTCTGCGCTGGGCTCCACCCccttgggggtgggggcggagcttcaccCCCTGACCGGCCCCTGGTCAGCTGTAAAGAAGCGTGTCTCGTGTGGTCTGCAGAGCGTCATCGTGATGTACATAAACCTGGCAGACAAGACACAAAGGCTGTCTATATTCTGTATGTCCGTGAAAGAGAATATTGATGTGAATCCGATATCGAGCTCTATGAAGTCATGTGATCATTATCTCCCATCATCATTTCAAACGTACTTGGAGACAAATAgtgaatatactgtataatgAATACATATTAAGAGTCAATGTGTATGGGCTGATTCCAACAAAAGTCTCTGGTGATATTTAAGGATATGTTTAGTTCtctgtatttatgtatttgtatttttttatttattgaatatttttctatttgtttgatATTTTGGGCGTCAGGTCCTTTTGGTggcatccttctctcctcttctgtttgtgtgtgtggttggtctCTGGAGTGGACAGGTCCCATGTTTCTGCTTGTTTTCAGAGAATAATAATTCAGTTACTCCAAGGTCATATGTAGGTCACAGTCAGCGGGTCCCTCCTGAGCGATGCTGTCATATCAACCAATCAGACAGGATCAGTCACCCATATCAGCCAATCAGCTGTCTCTAAAATCATTGAGCCGTTCGTGAAATCAACCTGTATGGATTGTTGTCATGGCTACGCCCAGTCACAGTTAGAAGTaggttatttttgtattttagaGGAGACAGTGCATTCCTTTCCCATCCTCCTGCTCTGTTGTCATATCCTGTTTCAGTAGTGCGACCCTCCCCTGTGGTTGAACCTGTGGTATCGTGAGTGGACACGGGCcggcagcctgtgtgtgtgcgtgtgtttgtgtgtacacaggAGGGCGCTGTTGAACAGTGAGACCCCCACACCACAACCCatgaccccaccccccaccccaccacccacccacaacctatgaccccacctcccccagccccagatATAGAGGACACTCTGTTTAAATGTCTATGAAAGTGACCGTCTCAGACATTGTTGTGAAAAAAGATGGTATAAAACTATAAAGGGGAAAAAATACTTTCTCATGATTGAGCtaataatgtatttttatttttaaattggtatgtttttttattttatttttgtttacgATGGCCCTCTCCCAGTGCATGTAAGCCCTTTGAGATGCAATAAACTCAATGATGGAAAGAAGATTGCTGGAGGTCAGTCtggtttcttcttctgtggtaaaTGGACCATCCCACTTTGCAGCTGCAAACAGACCAGCTGCTACTGTAAATGTGTTCTTCAAAGGAACTCACACTTTGTATGGCTCTAAGGGCCCCACAGTCTAGATCCAGACCTGCAATGGTCTCCATAAAGTGGAATCAACTGACTCACTGAGTGCTTATTTAGTTATTAAATTAAGAGCAATGTTATAGGCTACTTTGTTCTGTGTATCAAGTCCTTGTGTTCTAAGCAGATGTTAGACCATATAGACCATATAGTTCactatcacaaacacacatacaggtagACATCCAAGTTTAATTATTATTCGTTTTCATTGAATGTGACATCTCATTTCATGTCTTTGGTCATCAATAGCAAACCCATACAAATTATTATGCCGATGGCAACACAAGAAAATTTGACGTTCAGGCTTGAGAGGGTTGTTCAAATCCCCTACAGGTAAGAATGTGTCCACCAACCATAGATTTAATGACAGGAATCTGTACAGGTTTagcctggtctgtgtgtctaAGCCACAGCATAACCTCACCTTAAATACAGTACATAGTTACAGTACCAAGCCATCAGTACTATATCCTGATAGGTCTGCTTGTATTAGCATAGCACCAAGTTTTAGATAAGCACCATGATTTGTTCATGCATCACAATGGTGAACTGTGTTCCTTTGCTGGGGTACTGGGGGGGGTCTGTTCATACTCCTACACGGGGATGAGACCTTCACTAGCTGGTCTCAGACTCTTACGTGGGGATGAGACCTTCACTAGCTGGTCTCAGACTCTTACGTGGGGATGAGACCTTCACTAGCTGGTCTCAGACTCTTACGTGGGGCTGAGACCTTCACTAGCTGGTCTCAGAAGCATCTCTAAGGCCTCCATAGGCTACAGAAACTCAACTACAGTATTACACTATCAAGATACTGTTGCACAACTGACAGGTTAGGGTTGGAGTTAGTGGGTGTTTGGCCAGAGTTGGCTTGGGATCTACAGACAACCTGCAAGGGTTTCCTCAAACAAAGCATTACAGAAATATCCGATAAAAAAGTACTTGTAAAAAAGGGACATTACACTCAAAGATCTAGATATACACCACTTAAACCACCAGCAATTTGATTTATGAAATACTTAAAAAAAACAGTTATAAAAATCTCAATATATCTAATGATAATTTctcaggaaaaaaaaacaactttttttCTGGGTCTTCCACAAAATGTGGATGCTAACAGCCTCTTTGTACAACGGAGAGAAAGAGTCCAGATGTGACGTTTTCTCTCATGGGAAAACCAAGACGGATAACAGGAAGTCCTGGACGCCACAAGAGACAGCGGCATATACAGAACATGTTCAACGATGTGTCAAAATCTGTCAAATAAAGAAGCTTTCGACATCAACAAACTGATACAGGATGGTTTTGTGTCAGACTGCTTGATTTTGATAATCAAATAAGTTAAAAGAGCTGAACAGCCAAAGTTCCTGTTAGTCTCAATAGCGagtctgtatgtttgtgtgtgtttgtgtgtgtgtttgtgcgtgtgtgtgtgtgtgtgtgtggggggggggacggggggggcacATGTTGTGTCAGGAGCCTGTGTCACAGAGGACatcagagatgagaggagaagagaagaggagcagagaacAGGGGGGTTAAGAGGAGAATAGAAGAGAGGattgaaggagaagagaggagagaagatgaaaggagagaggaggagggtggaagtAAAGAGGGATAAGTGGAGAATAGACgatagaaagaggagagagaagaggggagaggagatagaaGGAGCTGACGGGGGGTGACAAGACAAGAGAAGAtagaaggagaagagatgagagaggaggagtggagcggagaggagaggacaagagagtaggggaagagaggagaggagagagaaggagaggagagaggaggagaggagaggagagaggaggacaagagagaaggggaagagaggagaggagaagggcgtTTGCCTCATCAGATGTGGCGACACTGGCTCGAGTCTCCGTGGACCCAAAGGCAGATCTGGGCGTACTTCAGGGGCGTGATCCTGACCGCCACGTTGAAGTCCTGCTGAGCTCCGTTCCCGTTAACGTCCACCCACTGGTGCCCGGAGAACACCCCGATCACCTTCCGCTTCCACGCCTTCTTCCCGGGCTCCTTCAGCCGGACGTACACCCCCGAACCGCTGGAGCCCGGCTTGGCGTCGCAGTGCTGGTACAGCAGGTCGTTGGACTCCTCCGACACCGAGCAGAAGCGATACACCAGGTCCCCGGTCCGGTCGTCATCGAAGCCTGAGAAGTGGATCCGGCCGGCGGGCAGCTTGCGGACCGAGGGGACCACGCCCAGGTCCATGGGGCGGAGCTTCTgactcttcttcagctccaggACGGCATAGTCGTAGTCCGCCGCCACGCTGTCGGCCACGCCCCTGAACCAGCCCTTGGGGACCTGGGTCTGCTTCACGCGCGTCCAGCGGAACGATGGCTTGGCGGCCTCGGCGCTGCGGCGGCTCCGACCTTTCCtacccttccctttccctcgcCTCTCGCCTCCGTTCTCTTCTTtctcgtctccctcctccttttcctcgtccccctttctcctcttccctttccctcgtcctcgtcctcctcctcctctccccttccctccttttccccTGCGGCCCTTCTCCTTCAGCACTCCCACACTGAGCTTCTGCACCCCCGCCAGGTAATCCTGCCCATCGTGGATGCAGTGGGCGGCGGTCAGCACGTGTTTGGGGGACACCAGCACCCCGGAGCAGCCGGTGGAAATCTTGACGGAGGTGGAGAAGGGGTACTTGGTGGAGAAGTGTTTGTCGGCGATGgtgaagcgcgtgtccatgCCGTACACCTCTCGTCTCTGCCgcgacctggaggaggaggaggaggaggacgcgtTCCCAGGCCAGGAAGGGATGTCGTTGAGCCCCTGCAGGGAGACGGAGGTCAGGGTGCGCGTGCCGTTCTCGTACACGGTCTCGTAGGacagcagctcctccagctggtCGAGGGAGGGGTCGGGGAGGTCGCGCTGGCACTCGATGCCGCAGGCGGGGCTCTGCCGGGGTTGTGGCCGGGCGGTGAAGCCGGGGGAGTCGAGGGGGACGGTGCGCCTGCTCCTCACCAGCGGAACCGGCCACTGCGGCCAGGTGAGGTCATCCTCCTGCGCCGCCGTCACGGCCAATAGGAGGGTCACAGGAAGCAGCAGACACAGGGGAACAGGGCCCATTGCACTGATCGCTCTgactctggaggagaggaacagagagggatggaggaagagagagcgcaGCAGAAAAAAGGGTAGAAAGAGAGgcgtgagggggagagaaaatgcACAGGGTGAGTGGTGGCGTTTATGGTGTGTAGCCTTTAGTCATTTACGCTTTTACATGCTGCAAAACATTTAAACGTTCACTCTGGAAACCATGTAATCCACAGGGAGTGGATCCTGGCTGCCAACCCAGGAGGCATGCTTTCCAGCGCCTCtgcccctccttctccacaaGGGGGAAATGTAGAGCACTTGGCCCCATGTCCCAACAGAGTTCCCCCTTTCAACCATGCAGGTTGAGGCTGGAGGCCTGTGGTCTGGGGGGTGTAGGTTGGGATTAGGGGCGAGGGCAAGAGACCGGGGTCTGAGGTTTGTTCACAGCTTGCCAGATGAggattctccatccctccatcagtgGCAGGCTGTGTCCTGGCTGAGCACAGAGGTTGAGAACCAGGCTGAACACCAGCCCAACAGAGGGAACCAGACGGAACATCAGCCCTACGGAGGGAACCAGGCTGAACACCAGCCCTACAGAGGGAACCAGGCTGAACACCAGCCCTACAGAGGGAACCAGACTGCAGGGCATTTCATCCACTCAACAGACCATCACTTCACCACTAAGACTACCGCCGATGACGGGTGCTGTTCTTAGTCAAcacggtggaggaggagaacttgtcacacacacacgtagctgAACACCAACATTGGCCTTCAGCCATATGGCTCAACCCTGACCACAAGAAAGACCTCCGCCGAACACAGTAGCCCCACAGCTTGACCCTGGGAGGATGCAGGGAGAGGCATGTGTCCTTGTCATTGAGGGGCAGAGAAGTGGTCCAAATCCAGCAGCCAGTTCAATGAGTTCTCaggatgaaagggagagagagggaggagagagtgtagGATGAAAGCAAGAGTTGATTGGGTCCATGCTGCCTGTTTCCCCAGTCTAAATAGCCTGTGACCATCGATGTGAGTAAATCCACAGATCAGACCCTGTGATTAGCTGAACTGATCTAAGCCTGGGATTGGCTGGTTGACTCCTCAGATAGGGGGCGTGGCTTGAAGGccaccatccaatcagaaattAGCAAAATGATGGAACTGGAGATACAacatgtgaaagagagagagagagagagagagagagagagagagagagagagagagagagagagagagagagagagagagagagagagagagagagatgacctgCCCACCTTACACTGGCTTGGCTTACATGATAAACATTTAACTGAACACAGGTAGGCCTGTAACACCGACATCACAACACCAACTGTACACGTTGGTGAAGGCAACattcaggggcgtagccacgtggtggccagggggggccatgGCCACCTTCCTTAAACCTTCCTGGACAGAAATggtataaagctgaaataaatgcattagtattttttttataaagtcgtcttatattggcatttgtcacttatactacaagccccatattcgcaacatgttgggccacgcccccatcaacagcgcaagacaTAAACCAACGTACCTacattctgacagcgcttcaatggagactatcagctaaccac comes from the Osmerus eperlanus chromosome 7, fOsmEpe2.1, whole genome shotgun sequence genome and includes:
- the prss35 gene encoding inactive serine protease 35, whose translation is MGPVPLCLLLPVTLLLAVTAAQEDDLTWPQWPVPLVRSRRTVPLDSPGFTARPQPRQSPACGIECQRDLPDPSLDQLEELLSYETVYENGTRTLTSVSLQGLNDIPSWPGNASSSSSSSRSRQRREVYGMDTRFTIADKHFSTKYPFSTSVKISTGCSGVLVSPKHVLTAAHCIHDGQDYLAGVQKLSVGVLKEKGRRGKGGKGRGGGGRGRGKGKRRKGDEEKEEGDEKEENGGERRGKGKGRKGRSRRSAEAAKPSFRWTRVKQTQVPKGWFRGVADSVAADYDYAVLELKKSQKLRPMDLGVVPSVRKLPAGRIHFSGFDDDRTGDLVYRFCSVSEESNDLLYQHCDAKPGSSGSGVYVRLKEPGKKAWKRKVIGVFSGHQWVDVNGNGAQQDFNVAVRITPLKYAQICLWVHGDSSQCRHI